In the genome of Solwaraspora sp. WMMD792, the window TGCCGGCCCGTGCGCTCAGCGCCGGCGTCCGGCTGTACGCCCGCCGGCTCGGCGTACCCCGCCCGGCGGCGGCACCGGCCGGCCACGCCCGTGACCACCGGCCGATGGCCAGCGGCGCCGTCGCCCGCCGCCGGGCCGCCATGGACGCCACCAACACCCTGCTGCTCGGCGGCGCCGACGCGGTGGTGGTGCCGACCCGGGCGGTGCTGGACCGAATCCACCTGCCGGTGCCCGCCGACCGGGTGCACCTGGTGCCGACCGGGGTCGCGGCCCGCCGCACCACCGCCGACGAGATCAACGCCTTCCGGTACGGCCACGGCATCACGCCCAGCGACCGGGTGGTCCTCTACGTGGGTCGGATCAACCGGGAGAAGGGCATCGACCTGCTGATCACCGCGTTCGAGCGGGTGCTGGTCGGCTGCCCGACCGCCCGGCTGGTGCTGGTCGGTGCCCTGTACGAGCCGCGCTGGCTGGCCGCGCTGCTGCGCACCATCGACCCTCGGGTGGCTGCCCGGATCACCCTCACCGGCCAGCAGGGTCCGGAGGTGGTGGCTGCGGCGTACGGGGCCGCCGAGGTGTTCGCGTTCGCCTCGCAGACCGACACCCAGGCATTGGTCCTGCAGGAAGCCGGCCTGGCCGGGGTGCCGGTGGTACTTGTCGACCGGGCGTTGCACGCGCACGGCGCGCTTGCCGGCGCCGCACTGCGCACCGAGCCGCAGCCGGGTGCGCTGGCCGGCGGGGTGCTGCGGCTGCTGCTCGACCCGGACACGGCCCGCCGGCAGGCGGCCGCGGCGGCGGCCCGCTGCGCCGAACACACCCCGGCCCGCTACGCCGAGGCGATCCGTGAGGTGTATGCGTCGGCCGCCGGGCTGGCGAGTAGGTTCAACGACCGTGGACGTACTCGTCGTTGATCAGTCGTCAACCATGACTGAGGGGCACCTAACTGGATGATCATCCGGTCGGACAGACGTATGACCCTCGCGTCCTGCTGGCTGGGATCCCGGCCGATCACCCGAGGTCAATGCCGTAGCGATCCACTTACGGTGAGATCTTCAAACGGGGACTCCACTGCCGGAGGCGCATCACCGATGATGCTCGAACGACTGTCCACACCGATTATCGCCGCCGCCGCGCTCGCGGCTGGCGTCGCGGCACACGCCGCGATCTCCCGCACCCGCAGCCGCGCCGTGGCACGCGCGTACGCGGATGGGTTCATGGA includes:
- a CDS encoding glycosyltransferase — protein: MRAVHFTDTYLPRRDGVVTSLRTLAAASAAAGHPGLIVVPRHPDQPTEADVLRLRALPCGVADLRLSPWLLRGAAATGTIAEIAAHAPDVVHVHTPGPVGLLGVLTARRLGLPLVQTYHTDLHAYADAYRVPARALSAGVRLYARRLGVPRPAAAPAGHARDHRPMASGAVARRRAAMDATNTLLLGGADAVVVPTRAVLDRIHLPVPADRVHLVPTGVAARRTTADEINAFRYGHGITPSDRVVLYVGRINREKGIDLLITAFERVLVGCPTARLVLVGALYEPRWLAALLRTIDPRVAARITLTGQQGPEVVAAAYGAAEVFAFASQTDTQALVLQEAGLAGVPVVLVDRALHAHGALAGAALRTEPQPGALAGGVLRLLLDPDTARRQAAAAAARCAEHTPARYAEAIREVYASAAGLASRFNDRGRTRR